A stretch of DNA from Streptomyces xanthii:
TGTACGTTGTACGCGTCAGGGATACGCCGTACACAACGGCCCACTCACCGGGGGTTCGCCATGCCGTCGTCCACCACCGCGCTCCGCGTCGCCGTCCTCGTCGGATCCACCCGCGAGGGCCGCTTCGCGCCCGTCGTCACCCGGTGGCTGCGCGGCCACCTCGCCCAGCGCGCCGACCTGAGCACGGACGTCGTCGACCTCGCCGAGACGCCGCTGCCCACCGTGCTGCCCGCCTTCGGCCAGGAGCCGCCGCCCGGCACCCGGGAGGCGCTCGCGGCCGTGAGCCCGCGCCTGGCCGCCGCCGACGCGTTCGTCTTCGTCACACCCGAGTACAACCACAGCTTCCCGGCGGCCCTGAAGAACGCCGTCGACTGGCACCACACGGAGTGGCACGGCAAGCCGGTCGCCTTCGTCTCCTACGGAGGCCTGTCCGGCGGCCTGCGCGCCGTCGAGCAACTGCGGGTCGTGATGGCCGAGCTGAACGCCATGACCGTCCGCAACACGGTCAGCTTCCACAACGCCTACGGGGCCTTCGACCCGGACGGCCGGGTCGACGACCCCGCCGTGGACGCGGCGGCGAAGGCCATGCTCGACCAGCTCACCTGGTGGGCCCACGCCCTGCGCGAGGCCAAGTCCCGTCGCCCGTACGCGGCTTGAGGACGGCGGACGTCATGACGACACCGACACACACCGAGAACACCGGTGGCACCGGCGAGCCCCCCGCGGCCGGCCCGGCACCCGCACCGCCGTCCCGCCTCGTGATCGCCGGCCTGCTGCTGGGCATCGTGCTCGCCACGCTCGACGGCACCGTCGTCGGCACCGCCCTGCCCGTCATCGTCGACGACCTGGGCGGCCTCGCCCATCTGTCGTGGGTGGTGACCGCGTACCTGCTCACCACCGCCGTCAGCACACCCCTGTGGGGCAAGCTCGGCGACCTGTGGGGCCGCAAGGGCAGCTACGTGGCCTCGATCATCGCCTTCCTCGCGGGCTCCGTACTGTGCGGACTCGCCCAGGACATGGGGCAGTTGATCGCCTTCCGGGCCCTTCAGGGACTCGGTGCGGGCGGGCTGTTCGTCGGCGCGCTCTCGCTCATCGGCACCCTGCTCACCCCCGCCGAGGCGGGCCGCTCCCAGTCGGTGATCGGCGTACTGCTGCCCGCCGCGATGATCGGCGGCCCGCTGATCGGCGGCTTCCTCACCGACCAGCTGGACTGGCGCTGGGTGTTCTACGTCAACGTGCCCGTCGGCGCCGTCGCGCTCGCCGTCATCGGCGCCGGGGTCCGGGTCCGCACCACCCGCGTGAAGGCCCGCGTCGACCTCGCAGGCGCCGGACTGCTGACCGCCGGGATCGTCGCCCTGACCCTGCTCGCGGCCTGGGCCGGGAACGCGTACGCGTGGTCGTCACCGCAGGTCCTGGCACTCGCGGTGCTCGCGGCGGCGGCGCTCGCCGGCTTCGTCCGGGTGGAGCGGCGCGCGGCCGAACCCGTCATCCCGCCCCGCCTGTTCGCCGACCGCAACTTCACGGTCGCCCAGGTGCTCAGCTTCGTCGCGGGAGGAGCGATGCTGGCCGCCGCCAGCTATCTGCCGCAGTACATGCAGCACGTGCGCGGCGCCTCGGCCACGCGGAGCGGACTGCTCCTGCTCCCCCTGATGCTCGGCATGATGGGGGCCCAGCTCACCATCGGGCGGCGGGTCGGCGCGGGCGGCCGCTACCGGGCCTATCCGATCGCGGGCGGCGCGGTGGCGACGGCGGGCGCGCTCGCCCTGCTGCTGCTCGGCACCGGCACCCCGGTCTGGGCGGCCTCCGCGCTGACCCTGATCCTCGGCACCGGCATCGGCTGCCTGATGCAGCCCGCGATGCTCATCACCCTCAACAGCGCCGAGCCCCGCGACATCGGCGCGGCCAGCGGCACCCAGACCCTGCTGCGCACGATCGGGGGCTCACTCGGGGTGGCCGTGCTGGGCTCGGTGTTCGCGGGGCGGGTCGACGAGGGGGCGCACGGCGCCGCGTTCCGGTCGAGCGTCGTCGACGGCGTGCACGGCGTCGCACTCGGCACGGCGCTGCTGTGCGCGGTGGCCTTCGCGGCCTCGTGGGCCGTGCGCGAGGTGCCGCTCCGGTCCGCGGCCGGGCCCCGGCAGGGATGAACCGCCCGGCCCGGCCCCCGGGTCCGACGGGGTCAGCCCGGCAGCAGGCCGGCCGCCGCACCGACGACCGGCAGCTCCGACAGGGAGCTGCCGGAGGTCACCGGGCCGGTCACGGCCGCCGTGCTGAGCGGCTTGAAGTCGGCGATCTGGGTGCCCACCGCGTTGTCCAGCGGGTCGACGCCCGTGTTGGCCAGCGGGTCGAGCTGGAGGTTCGTCACGGGGGCCAGGCCGTGGGCGGCCGCCGCGTCGATGCCCTGGGTCACCGCCAGAGTGCTCAGCGTGCCGGGCGCGGCGTCCGCGGCGCTCGCGGTCGCGCCCCCGGCGGCGACCGCCGCGCCGGCCGCGGCCATGGTCAGGCCCGCGCGCAGCAGCGTGCGGCGGGCGCCGGAGGTCGGCATCGGGTTCTTGGGGGCTGCGTGTCGGGCCATGAGAGTCGCGCGCGCCTTTCCTGTTTCCAGTGACGGGTCCACTGACTATGTCTCCGCGTGTGACGGCGGAACCACGTAGCGTAGTCGCACTCGGCGTGGCTCGTGCCACAACCGCGCGACGCGGGGTCGGCGCCGGGGCCCGGATGCCTCACACTGGACTCTCGTGAGTTCGCATCCCCCGATACCGACCCGGGTCGTCCTGGTCTCCGGCCCCTCCGGCTCCGGCAAGTCGTCGTTCGCGGCCCGCTCCGGGCTGCCCGTGCTCTGCCTCGACGACTTCTACAAGGAGGCCGACGACCCGACGCTCCCAATCGTGCCGGGCACGTCGGACATCGACTGGGACTCCCCCGCGTCCTGGGACGCGGAGGCGGCGCTCGCCGCGATCGCGGAGCTGTGCGCGAAGGGCCGCACGCAGGTGCCGGTGTACGACATCGCGACCAGCTCGCGGGTCGGGGCGGAGGCGCT
This window harbors:
- a CDS encoding MDR family MFS transporter; protein product: MTTPTHTENTGGTGEPPAAGPAPAPPSRLVIAGLLLGIVLATLDGTVVGTALPVIVDDLGGLAHLSWVVTAYLLTTAVSTPLWGKLGDLWGRKGSYVASIIAFLAGSVLCGLAQDMGQLIAFRALQGLGAGGLFVGALSLIGTLLTPAEAGRSQSVIGVLLPAAMIGGPLIGGFLTDQLDWRWVFYVNVPVGAVALAVIGAGVRVRTTRVKARVDLAGAGLLTAGIVALTLLAAWAGNAYAWSSPQVLALAVLAAAALAGFVRVERRAAEPVIPPRLFADRNFTVAQVLSFVAGGAMLAAASYLPQYMQHVRGASATRSGLLLLPLMLGMMGAQLTIGRRVGAGGRYRAYPIAGGAVATAGALALLLLGTGTPVWAASALTLILGTGIGCLMQPAMLITLNSAEPRDIGAASGTQTLLRTIGGSLGVAVLGSVFAGRVDEGAHGAAFRSSVVDGVHGVALGTALLCAVAFAASWAVREVPLRSAAGPRQG
- a CDS encoding NADPH-dependent FMN reductase — protein: MPSSTTALRVAVLVGSTREGRFAPVVTRWLRGHLAQRADLSTDVVDLAETPLPTVLPAFGQEPPPGTREALAAVSPRLAAADAFVFVTPEYNHSFPAALKNAVDWHHTEWHGKPVAFVSYGGLSGGLRAVEQLRVVMAELNAMTVRNTVSFHNAYGAFDPDGRVDDPAVDAAAKAMLDQLTWWAHALREAKSRRPYAA